A window of Auraticoccus monumenti contains these coding sequences:
- a CDS encoding Hpt domain-containing protein has product MSESGDNPSAAAGSRPDTIGAPLLNDAVLDDLVTLFDGDCSVARGFVDGFVTLSSARLARIRSAVARHDGQDGEVALLSLKTTSSMIGADRLTRECDAMAAAVRAGDWERLSEQLNGLHGQIEQTNEQLRQWLGSAHAD; this is encoded by the coding sequence ATGTCGGAGTCGGGTGACAACCCGTCAGCAGCGGCTGGGTCGCGCCCCGACACCATCGGGGCCCCGCTGCTGAACGACGCGGTGCTGGACGACCTGGTCACCCTCTTCGACGGCGACTGCTCGGTGGCTCGCGGGTTCGTCGACGGCTTCGTGACGCTGAGCTCGGCCCGGCTGGCCCGGATCCGGTCCGCGGTCGCCCGGCACGACGGCCAGGACGGCGAGGTCGCGCTGCTGAGCCTGAAGACGACCAGCTCGATGATCGGCGCCGACCGCCTCACCCGCGAGTGCGACGCGATGGCCGCCGCCGTCCGCGCCGGGGACTGGGAACGGCTCTCTGAGCAGCTGAACGGGCTGCACGGCCAGATCGAGCAGACCAACGAGCAGCTCCGCCAGTGGCTCGGCTCGGCGCACGCCGACTGA
- the rpmG gene encoding 50S ribosomal protein L33, which translates to MARRNDVRPLVRLRSTAGTGYTYVTRKNRRNDPERLSLRKFDPVLREHVEFREQR; encoded by the coding sequence ATGGCTCGCCGCAACGACGTCCGCCCGCTGGTCCGGCTCCGGTCCACCGCCGGGACGGGTTATACCTACGTCACCCGCAAGAACCGACGCAACGACCCCGAGCGGTTGTCGCTGCGCAAGTTCGACCCGGTGCTGCGTGAGCACGTGGAGTTCCGCGAGCAGCGCTGA